A single region of the Deltaproteobacteria bacterium genome encodes:
- a CDS encoding gliding motility protein, with product MSFIDLSKNEVQCKIVYYGPGRGGKTTNLLYIHQAMTESVRGKMVTIDTKGDRTLFFDFLPLALGKIQNLSIKIQLYTVPGQVMYNATRKLVLKGVDGIVFVADSLKVQKEKNIESLENLRQNLAEDSIYINEIPLVMQYNKRDLEGSNIPILSVEEMDKDLNSELQVPWFTGSALRGDGVFETLREISKRTVKYVSKKLLSR from the coding sequence GTGTCTTTCATCGATCTGAGTAAGAACGAAGTGCAGTGCAAAATCGTTTACTACGGCCCTGGTCGAGGAGGCAAGACCACGAATCTCCTTTACATTCATCAGGCAATGACAGAATCAGTGCGCGGCAAGATGGTCACCATTGACACCAAGGGCGACCGAACCCTGTTTTTCGACTTTCTTCCTCTTGCTCTCGGGAAGATCCAGAACCTCAGCATCAAAATACAGCTCTACACAGTTCCAGGTCAGGTGATGTACAATGCCACCCGAAAACTCGTTTTGAAAGGTGTGGACGGCATTGTCTTTGTCGCCGATTCACTCAAAGTTCAGAAGGAAAAAAACATAGAAAGCCTTGAGAACCTTCGCCAGAATCTTGCTGAGGACAGTATATACATCAATGAGATTCCTCTGGTCATGCAATACAACAAGAGGGATTTGGAGGGATCCAACATCCCGATTTTGAGTGTGGAGGAAATGGACAAGGATCTTAACAGTGAACTGCAGGTTCCGTGGTTCACCGGTAGCGCCCTCCGGGGTGACGGGGTTTTCGAGACGCTGAGGGAGATCAGCAAACGGACAGTTAAATATGTCAGTAAAAAACTCCTTTCCCGCTAG
- a CDS encoding phenylalanine--tRNA ligase subunit beta: MLISVKWLQTFVSCHASPEEIASKLTMAGLEVEGMTAYDPGLDKVVVGEIVEVLPHPDADHLSICKVRSSEKSYQIVCGAPNVAVGQVVPLALEGARLPTGRDIQATEIRGVLSEGMLCSEAELNLGEDASGIMVLPAELSPGTSLVEALDLHDVILEIGITPNRGDCLSVAGIAREVAALFQLEFSPPSIELVEHGPPVHTLAQVAIEDADLCPRYAARVVKDIKVRQSPFWLRQRLQALGIRAINNIVDVTNYVMLELGQPLHAFDYQLLDDHRIVVRRARPAESFVTLDGSSHTLSRDMLLICDGSRGVALAGVMGGLNSEISVETTDVLIESAYFQPASIRRTARALGVSTESSYRFERGVDPEGVITALDRAAQLMTELGQGVLARGRIDVYPRPFRPPSINLRVSKTNRFLGLELSREEIIDLLTALQLQVDPRSDDLLQVQPPSFRPDLTREVDLMEEVARLAGYDRIPSSLPRATITASKPPASRLFRERAKEVLANVGFSEVISYSFISSTLVERLRFAPDDRRLRCLPIRNPLSEDQSVMRTTLVPGLLEIAARNQRRNNFDLKLFELSKVFFPRSGHELPEERLNLAGLLGGLRRPLAWSEPALPVDFFDAKGAVEALLVALTGKRPRFQPETAAPYLKSTTAARIMLADSQLGDVGELHPEVLEDFRLKGPLYLFDLDFDLLASMGTTTRQFQPLPKFPAIRRDLAIVIPVDLPAQAVLDFLEENLPEQAESVLLFDHYRGGQVGAGKKSIAFRITYRSPERSLTDEEVNDLHAALTQRVLTTFQASLRT, from the coding sequence ATGTTGATCAGTGTCAAGTGGCTGCAGACGTTCGTCTCGTGCCATGCCAGTCCTGAAGAAATAGCTTCCAAGCTTACCATGGCTGGCCTGGAAGTTGAGGGGATGACGGCCTACGATCCCGGGCTGGATAAAGTGGTGGTGGGGGAAATTGTCGAGGTGCTGCCTCACCCTGATGCTGATCATCTATCAATCTGCAAGGTCCGCTCTTCAGAGAAGAGCTATCAAATAGTTTGCGGTGCGCCAAATGTAGCTGTCGGCCAGGTGGTGCCATTGGCTCTTGAAGGCGCTCGCCTTCCTACAGGAAGGGACATCCAGGCCACAGAAATCCGCGGCGTCCTTTCCGAGGGCATGCTCTGTTCCGAGGCGGAACTGAATCTGGGAGAAGATGCCAGCGGCATTATGGTACTGCCGGCAGAACTCTCCCCGGGGACCTCTCTGGTGGAGGCACTCGATCTCCATGACGTAATTCTCGAGATCGGCATCACACCCAACCGCGGCGATTGCCTGAGTGTAGCAGGAATAGCACGAGAAGTGGCCGCCCTGTTCCAACTGGAATTCTCGCCACCCTCCATTGAGTTGGTTGAGCATGGACCGCCAGTGCATACCCTGGCGCAAGTTGCCATCGAAGATGCCGACCTCTGCCCCAGATATGCCGCCAGGGTAGTAAAGGATATCAAAGTCCGGCAGTCTCCTTTTTGGCTCCGTCAACGTTTGCAGGCCCTGGGAATAAGAGCTATCAACAATATTGTGGATGTAACAAACTACGTCATGCTCGAACTGGGACAACCCCTGCACGCCTTCGACTACCAGTTGCTGGACGACCATCGAATAGTGGTGCGCAGAGCCCGTCCAGCAGAGAGTTTCGTAACCCTTGACGGCAGCAGCCACACCCTGAGCCGTGATATGCTGCTTATCTGTGATGGCAGCCGTGGGGTCGCCCTTGCCGGGGTCATGGGCGGACTCAATTCAGAAATTAGTGTTGAAACTACAGATGTTCTGATCGAAAGCGCCTATTTCCAGCCAGCATCGATTCGGCGAACAGCGCGAGCTCTTGGCGTCAGTACCGAGTCTTCCTATCGCTTCGAACGCGGAGTTGATCCTGAAGGTGTGATCACAGCTCTAGACCGGGCTGCCCAGCTCATGACTGAACTCGGCCAGGGAGTACTTGCCAGGGGCCGTATTGATGTATATCCTCGTCCGTTTCGTCCACCTTCAATCAATCTGCGGGTCTCCAAGACAAACCGTTTCCTGGGCCTGGAGCTCAGTAGAGAAGAAATTATTGACCTGCTCACTGCCTTGCAGCTGCAAGTGGACCCCAGGTCCGATGATCTCCTGCAGGTGCAACCTCCGTCCTTCCGGCCGGATTTGACCCGCGAGGTGGATCTCATGGAAGAGGTTGCCAGACTTGCTGGCTACGACCGTATCCCGAGCAGCCTGCCGCGTGCGACAATTACAGCCAGCAAGCCGCCAGCATCCCGGCTCTTCCGGGAGCGCGCTAAAGAAGTGCTGGCGAATGTGGGTTTTTCAGAAGTAATTTCCTATTCATTTATCAGCTCCACCCTTGTAGAAAGGCTCCGTTTTGCTCCTGATGACCGCCGTCTGCGCTGCTTGCCCATCCGCAATCCACTTAGCGAAGACCAGTCAGTAATGCGCACAACCCTTGTGCCAGGCCTTCTTGAAATTGCCGCCAGGAATCAGCGACGCAACAACTTTGACCTCAAGTTATTTGAACTGAGCAAGGTATTTTTCCCGAGAAGCGGCCACGAACTGCCTGAAGAGAGATTGAACCTTGCCGGGCTGCTGGGAGGATTGCGCCGCCCACTGGCCTGGAGCGAACCAGCATTGCCAGTGGATTTCTTTGATGCCAAAGGCGCCGTGGAAGCCCTCCTTGTTGCCCTCACCGGCAAACGCCCCCGCTTTCAACCAGAGACAGCAGCCCCTTACCTCAAATCGACCACAGCAGCTCGTATCATGCTGGCTGACTCGCAGTTAGGCGATGTTGGTGAGCTCCATCCCGAGGTACTGGAAGATTTTCGTCTCAAGGGCCCCCTCTATCTTTTCGACCTCGACTTTGATCTGCTGGCGTCAATGGGCACCACAACAAGGCAGTTTCAGCCTCTGCCAAAATTTCCGGCCATCCGCCGAGATCTGGCTATAGTCATCCCGGTAGATCTGCCAGCGCAGGCAGTGCTCGATTTTCTGGAAGAAAACCTGCCGGAGCAAGCTGAATCTGTGCTGCTTTTTGATCACTATCGCGGTGGACAGGTTGGAGCAGGGAAAAAGAGTATAGCGTTCAGGATCACCTACAGGTCGCCCGAACGCAGCCTTACTGATGAAGAGGTAAACGACTTGCATGCCGCACTGACGCAAAGGGTGCTGACCACTTTCCAGGCCAGCCTGCGCACCTGA
- a CDS encoding MerR family transcriptional regulator encodes MVENVPEKLFYRIGEVSRILGVPPYVLRYWEREFPALRPFRASSRQRLYRRNDLEMLLEIRRLLYEEKYTIAGARKKLRQRRLHPEEKPITPSAVTRLKEDLLALRRLLD; translated from the coding sequence ATGGTGGAGAATGTTCCAGAAAAGTTGTTCTACAGAATAGGCGAGGTGAGCCGCATCCTTGGAGTGCCTCCATACGTCCTCCGTTACTGGGAAAGGGAGTTCCCCGCCCTGAGGCCCTTTCGGGCCTCTTCCAGACAGCGCCTTTACAGGAGAAATGATCTGGAAATGCTCCTGGAAATCAGGCGCCTCCTCTATGAAGAAAAATACACCATTGCTGGAGCTCGCAAGAAACTGCGGCAACGCCGTCTGCATCCGGAAGAGAAACCTATTACACCCAGTGCGGTAACTCGGCTCAAGGAAGACTTGTTGGCGCTGAGAAGATTGTTGGATTAG
- a CDS encoding roadblock/LC7 domain-containing protein has protein sequence MDLVLSREAVNSLISIIDEDLLRAGADCVLLVDRSGNLIVNRGDPANLDVVALAALSAANFGATSEIAKLIGEDDFALLFHKGKNENIHFTKVGHGFILITLFGKDISLGVIRLKTAKVTEQLIPLLSGEH, from the coding sequence ATGGATCTCGTGCTGTCCAGAGAAGCAGTCAATAGCTTGATTTCTATCATCGACGAAGATTTGCTCCGAGCTGGAGCAGACTGCGTCCTTCTTGTGGATCGCTCCGGCAACCTCATCGTGAACAGGGGAGATCCTGCCAACCTCGATGTTGTGGCCCTGGCAGCTCTGTCAGCTGCCAATTTTGGAGCTACTTCAGAGATAGCCAAGTTGATTGGCGAGGATGACTTTGCCCTTCTTTTTCATAAAGGCAAGAACGAAAACATACACTTCACCAAGGTGGGGCATGGCTTCATTCTCATTACCCTTTTCGGCAAAGATATCTCTCTTGGGGTCATACGCCTGAAAACAGCGAAGGTAACCGAGCAGTTAATACCTCTTCTAAGTGGGGAGCACTAA
- the pheS gene encoding phenylalanine--tRNA ligase subunit alpha codes for MKEEINALVEETFAELRKAEDLKSLEQLRIRVLGRKGTLSRLFKMLATAPQDQRPLLGKTLNEARARLEKAFAQARKNLAALPTKEPAVDVTLPGRLPVLGTLHPISQVSTEIAAIFQRLGFEVVEGPDVELDYYNFEALNIPKDHPARDMQDTFYISDNVLLRTHTSPIQIRVMERTQPPVRIIAPGKAYRRDSDVTHTPMFHQVEGLMVDRNVSFGDLKGVLSVFVKQMFGPEVELRFRPSFFPFTEPSAEVDIQCVICGGVGCRVCSDTGWLEILGSGMVDPAVFEMVGYDTEQVTGFAFGMGIERIAMLKYGINDLRLFFDNDLRFLEQF; via the coding sequence ATGAAAGAGGAAATAAACGCGCTCGTCGAGGAAACATTCGCAGAGCTGAGAAAAGCTGAGGATCTCAAGAGCCTCGAACAACTCAGGATACGAGTACTCGGACGCAAGGGAACACTGTCTCGGCTATTCAAGATGCTCGCCACTGCGCCCCAGGACCAACGACCCCTGTTAGGCAAAACCCTGAACGAAGCTCGGGCCAGACTTGAAAAGGCCTTTGCCCAGGCCAGGAAAAATCTAGCCGCCCTCCCCACTAAAGAGCCTGCTGTCGACGTCACGCTCCCTGGCAGACTGCCTGTGCTGGGCACCCTTCATCCCATTAGCCAGGTCAGTACTGAAATTGCTGCCATCTTCCAGCGGCTGGGTTTCGAGGTAGTTGAAGGACCGGATGTTGAGCTCGACTATTACAACTTCGAGGCGCTCAATATCCCCAAAGATCATCCGGCTCGAGACATGCAGGATACTTTTTATATCTCGGACAACGTTCTGCTGCGCACCCATACCTCCCCTATCCAAATCCGCGTCATGGAGCGCACCCAGCCGCCTGTACGGATTATCGCACCTGGCAAGGCGTATCGGCGCGACTCCGATGTGACCCACACGCCCATGTTTCACCAGGTGGAAGGCCTCATGGTGGACCGCAATGTATCCTTTGGCGACCTCAAGGGAGTACTGTCTGTCTTTGTCAAACAGATGTTCGGCCCAGAGGTGGAACTCCGTTTCCGCCCCAGCTTTTTTCCATTTACCGAACCGAGTGCAGAAGTTGATATCCAGTGTGTCATATGTGGAGGAGTGGGCTGCCGGGTCTGCTCGGACACTGGCTGGTTGGAAATTCTTGGCTCTGGCATGGTAGATCCGGCCGTCTTCGAGATGGTAGGCTACGATACGGAACAGGTAACCGGCTTTGCTTTTGGTATGGGCATCGAGCGGATTGCCATGTTGAAGTACGGCATCAACGATCTACGTCTCTTCTTCGACAATGACCTGCGTTTCCTGGAGCAGTTCTAG